In Pseudonocardia sp. DSM 110487, the sequence CCTGACAGTGATGCTGTTCGCGATGAGCCTGCTCATCCACAACCCGGTCACCGCGATCATCGGCGTGCTGCTGTACGGGGTCGCCGCGTTCTCCGTGGTCGCACCGCTGCAGATGTGGGTGATGACCAAGGCGGGCGACGCACCGGACATCGCCTCGGCGGCCAACATCTCCGCGTTCACCCTCGGCTCGGCGCTGGGCATCTGGCTCGGCGGCGCCGCCATCGACAGCGGCCTCGGCGCGGCCTCGGTGAACTGGGTCGGGGGCGTCATCAGCGGCATCGGGCTGCTGCTGGCGCTGTCCGCCCTGTGGCTGGACCGGATCACCCCGCCCCAGCCGTTCGAAGCTCAACCCGCTCCGCTCACCCACCACCACTGATCACCGAGGGGCGGGCACCCGTCGAGCCGGGCGCCCGCCCCTTGTTGCCCGTTATGAAGGGGTGATCCTGTCCGCCACCATGGCGTGCCGGCGCAGGCCGCCGGCGATGGTGTCTGCCACAGGTGCAGCAGGAACTATGCGTCCAGTTCCGGCTGGCCTTCGGCCACGGTGGCGAAATCGGGTTCGAGAACCATCAGCGCGATGGACGTCCTGGCCTCGATCTGCAGCGCCTCCCAGGCCCGGATGAGCGGCGGTGCGCTCACGGCGCGAGGGGGAAGGCCAGACGCGGGATCCACGTGCGCCAGACCTCTGCGAGCCGCCCGTTGACGATGACGGCGTCGAGCGCGGCGCTGATGCGGTCGCGCAGATCCGGGCGCTCCTTGGCCACCCCGACGCCCCAGCGGTTGCGGGTCGCGACGGTGAACCCGACCTCCAGTTCCGGGTCGTCGTCGAACGGGGCGAGCACGACGTCGTCGTCCACCACGGCGTCGACCTCGCCGCGCCGCAGCGCCTGGACCATGTCCCCGAAGACGTCGTCGCTCGCTCCGTCGAACGGTACGGGTACGGCTCCGTCGAAGGTCTTCGCCAACGCCAGGTTTGCGCTGGCGTCGATCGCCGCGACCCGGAGCCCGCGCAGGGACGCGGCATCGGTCCGGCCGCTGCCGCGCGGCACGAGGACCGCCTCGTCGAAGATCGCGTATGGAGTCGTGAAGTCGACCTGGGCCTCGCGCTCGGGGATGATCCCCTGCCCGCACCAGACTGCGTCGGCCCTCCCCTGCTGTACCGCCGGGATCATGTCCCCCCACGGGAGGATCACCCACTGAACGGAGACACCGAGCTCGGCGGCGACGAGGCCGGCCGCGGCGGGCTCGTAGCCGTGGCGGGAGCCGTCCGGTCGCGCCAGGCCGAACAGCGGCGGCGCGTCCGAGTCCATGCATGCCAGGCGCAGCGTTCCGGTCACGAGAGCACCTCGGGGCTTCGGTTCTCGGGTCCGAAGGCCACGGGCAGCGCGACGAAGCCGGTGTTGCCGGACATGGGTAGCGCTCTGACCTCGCCGTCGAGGCGCGGATGGCGCAGGCGGCGGGCCAGCAGCGGCAGCGCGACGCTCATGTCGCTGCGCGCCACGAAGTGGCCGAGGCAGTGGTGGACCCCGCCACCGAAGGCGAAGTGCGGGGCCCGCTTCGCGGTGATGTCGAACGC encodes:
- a CDS encoding ABC transporter substrate-binding protein, giving the protein MTGTLRLACMDSDAPPLFGLARPDGSRHGYEPAAAGLVAAELGVSVQWVILPWGDMIPAVQQGRADAVWCGQGIIPEREAQVDFTTPYAIFDEAVLVPRGSGRTDAASLRGLRVAAIDASANLALAKTFDGAVPVPFDGASDDVFGDMVQALRRGEVDAVVDDDVVLAPFDDDPELEVGFTVATRNRWGVGVAKERPDLRDRISAALDAVIVNGRLAEVWRTWIPRLAFPLAP